A region of the Pseudorca crassidens isolate mPseCra1 chromosome 9, mPseCra1.hap1, whole genome shotgun sequence genome:
TGTGGgcaccctctgtctctctgtctgccGCCCCGGGTGCACGTGCAGGTAGAGGTGTGGGCAGGTGTGGGCAGGTGAGGGTGTGTCTGCTCCACCTGCCTGTTCCAGTGAGACACGCGGAAGCCCAGCTGCCTACACTGTGAGGTGTGGATTCCAGCCCTGTTCTAGAGAATGCAGAGAACCCCGTTGGGCTGGTGTCGTACCCACGATCTCTTATTGATGAGGACCTGGGTGCTTCCAGGGTCTGTGTTCACAGACCCCGTGCAGCGGGCGATCCTGTGCGTCAGTTTGGCTCACCTGGCGTGTTTCCCTGCGATAAGTTCCCGGCAGTAGCCCTTCTTCCTCCACGCGGGTTTGATCTGTGTTAACTAAActgccctccaggaagaggaCGATGCTCCCTCCCCTGTTACACGAGATGCCCATCCCCTCAGGTTCATCAACGCCAAGTGTTAAATGATGCCCCTCAGATTCATCAACGTCAAGTGTTAAATGATGTCAGCGTTTGCTGTCTGATAGGTCCTTGTGTAGGTCTCATTTCTTTGACCAATGCCGGGGTTTTAAACTCTGTATAGATATTTATTAACCATTCATATTCCTCCTCCGCTGTTTCTGTCTGTGTCATGGGCTCATTTTCCAGTCCAGGTGGGGCAAGGAGGTGGTCAGAACCGTGTCTCTAATTAGGTCTCTCTAACTGAGCCAGGTGGGCCTGAGCCGCAGCCCGTGTGAGGTGCAGACTCGCCTGGGACTTGAAAGCAGCTGGAAGCCGGGCTCTGGGGCCGGGGTCCCGTCCTCCCGCCATGGACTGCGGTTGGGTTTAGGGAGACCTAAGGACGGAGCTGTGAGGGGGACCCTGAGCGGGGACCGGGCTCACGGCGTCCCAGGCGCCAGCTCTGTGCACCCTTCTCCTCCCACAGAGGGTTTGAAAACCGTGTCGGCCATCATCAACGCTGGCTTATCCGCCAACCTGTCCATGTTCCACGGTGGCACCAACTTCGGCTTCATCGGTGGAGCCGTGCACTTCCAGGACTACAAGTCCGATGTCACCAGCTACGGCAAGTACCCCCGACGTGGCGCCCCACGCCCGTGCCTCGGCTCTCGCGGGGCATCCCTCGGGGACAGCGGCTGGCACCTCTAATGTGAAGGCAAGGTTTTGTCCGGACCGTCACTTTTAAGCTGCCAGGGCTGTAGGCGACAAGCCAGCTGACGTGCCTGGGCCTTTGGATgccagctggggaggggaggggggcccaGGCCGGGAGGGAAGGCCCTCAGGTGGGGGtagcccctcccctcctcagggGCTTGGGATGAGGTCACCCTGGCCCCTTGCCTGGAATTTAGGGTCTGGGCAGTTTGGGGGCATTCGTTAGTGTCTAGCGCGTGTGGTATTTTGACTGACAGCTCACATCAAGTGTTCTGCCTCCCGAATTGCTGGGGCGAGGACCCTGCTGCCCCACCAGCTCCTCCTGTCTCTCTTTGCCTCCACAATGCTGTCCTGGGGGCTGAGGCCCGTGACACGGCTAGTGTCTTGCAGACTATGACGCGGTGCTGACGGAGGCCGGGGATTACACGGCCAAGTACACAGAGCTCCGGGAGTTCTTCGGCTCTGTCTCAGGTAGCTGCACGCGCAGGCGCAGGCGCAGGCCCAGCTGGGCACCGGCTGGCTGTTGCTCTGAGACCCCAGGAGACTTGCTTCTTCTGCCCCCAACCCCTCACCCCCCGCCTCAGCCCCAGGTGATGCATGTGGAGGAACGAGGACAGGCAGGTCTGAGCGACCGTTCTCATCCGAGTTGGGGTCTTGCCGCTTCACTTTCTCCTAGGTGTCAAGGTTCCTGAGGATGTGAGCAAGCCCCTGCCTACCTGCCTCCTGGCCTCGTCTTCCTGGCGGCGTCTCGGCGGGCTGGGAGGGGCCTGTTCtgctgggctggggcaggagctggggctgggggggggggcggcgctGGAGGCACAACGACTGTTGAGGTCCTTTGGGGACGGCTCTGCCGTCTGCTTGTGTTGCAGGGGCCCCGCTTCCTGCCCCACCTGACCTTCTTCCTGAGACGGCGTGTGAGCCAGTGATGCCAGCTTTATACCTGTCCCTGTGGGACGCCCTGCCCTACCTGGAGGAGGTGCGTGCTGCTGGCGGAACGGGCTGGCCCAGAGGAAGCGCCACCGCCTTGGGCTTCACTCCCCAACCTTAGAGCTCAGAGGAAAGAGGACAAACGCACGTgggggagaagcaggagggaCGAAGGGAACCAGAGGAGGAGCTGGTAGCACAGCGGGCAgcaggcagagaggagggaggaggctgggcgCATTCCTCAGCGCCAGCTCAGGGCTGCCGTGGTGCAGAGATGACActggtcacaaagcgccgaggCCACCGTGCGTAGCCTGCCTTCTGTCCTTATCACGTGCCCTCCGTCGCTGTCCCCGAGAACCTGGAGAGCCTTGCAGACTGTGACGAGAAACCAAAATCAGGATTGTGTAATAGAAGTCAAATAGAGAAAACGTTCCACCCCCGCGTGCTGACCCCCGTGGGGGCTGCCGGCTCCCCGCGCCCCCAGAAGGCGAGGCCGCCTTTCTGTGCTGAGCCTCTGCCTCCCGTCTCGTGTCTGTGCAGCCGGTCACCTCGGAGAAGCCGGTCAACATGGAGACCCTCCCGATAAATGGGGGAAACGGGCAGTCTTTTGGGTACACGCtgtatgagaccaccatcacctctGCTGGCATCCTCAGTGCCTATGTGCGGGACCAGGGACAGGTAGGGGCGACCCTCTGAACCGCTGTGACCCACCGCACACCAGACCCCTCCTCTGAGGCTCTCATGTGCAGCACCCGTGTGCGGAGATGGCCCATCCCCGCCGGCCGTGCTGCCCACTGGAACCTGGGGCCTTCGTTTCCCCCCGGCCCCTGTGCCATCACCTCTGAGCGCTCGGCAGGGACCCCCACGCCTCCCCCCTGCTGACACGGGGGGGTCTTGTCTGCTCCTCTGGCCGGTGTTTGTGAACACGGTCTCCATAGGGTTCCTGGACTATAAGAGGGAGAAGGTTGTCATCCCCTCGATCCAGGTTTGTCCCCGGGGTTGGGAGGCTGGTGCCAGGCGCCTCCTGGACAGGTGTGGCGGGAGGCCTGGAGGGAGGCCTGGACGAGGGGCTGCTCAGCcgcagagctgggggtgggcatGGCTTTCTGATGAGCAGGGACCCCCATCCCGTCCTCAGAGTTCAGGGAGGACTGGGCTCCACAGCTGTGAGCCGGTGGTTGGCAATCAGGCTTCGTCAGCGCCTTCTGCTCCCAGCAGGGGTTCACGATGCTGAGGATCTTGGTGGAGCATCGCGGGCGAGTCAACTACGGGACTAATATTGACGATCAGCGCAAAGGTGGGTCACAGCACACGCGTGGCTGTCCCTTCTCCACAGCAGCACCTGCAGGTCATGGAGGCTGATGCTATAGGTGGGGCCATGGGGGCCCATCGCGGGGAGGTGGGTCCTGGAGGCCCCTTGGAGGGAGGTGGGGTCATGGAGGCCACCGGAGGGAGGTGGGTCCCGGAGGCCACTGGATGGAGGTGGGTCCCGGAGGCCAGTGGACGGAGGTGGGTCCCGGAGGCCAGTGGACGGAGGTGGGGTCATGGAGGCCACTGGATGGAGGTGGGGTCATGGAGGCCACTGGACGGATGTGGGGTCATGGAGGCCCCTGGAGGGAGGTGGCTCATGGAGGCCCCTTGGCGGGAGGTGGGTCCCGGAGGCCCCTTGGAGGGAGGTGGCGTAGGACCCGTGCCTTCTTGGTTCTTCACACTGAGTTTCTTTTTGATTCACCTTGGAAACCTCTGGGTGACCTCCTTtgtggtggggaggagggtaCAGGACGTACGTGAACAGCATGCTCTTGGTGGCCCTCCCCGCGGGAATATCCCACCGGGCTCTCTAAACCTCTGCTTGAACTTGCCTCTTTCTCATCATTTATCAAAATGTGGGTGGTTTTATGTAAGTTAGGAAATAGGACCTCGGACAATAAATCCTACCCTGGAGCAAGCCTGGTGGCCTCCTAGCTCTCGTGGCTGTTTGCTTTTGTCACCTCGGGGAAGTGCTGTGGCCCATCCCCGGGGACTTCCTGTGTCCTGGGGATGTGCCCCTCCAGAAGGGCCTCGGTGTGcatcccctcccctccgctcCCCCCACCGAAAGCCCCCCGGGTTCCTCCGTCGGTCTCAGCTTCTTCCCTTAGGAGCTCGTGGTGCTGGCCGCCCTCACTTCCTCTGTTCTCCTGGGGGCAGAGAGCATGGCAGCCTGCCCAGTCGCAGGCCCTGCCGGGGGTATGCAGTCCTGTCCTCTGGAAGGGTTCAGTGTTCACAAGTCACAGACCTCCTGTCCAGAGCCGTGTGCACCCCCTACACCTGCACCTGCAGTTCAGGAGGGTCTGCAGCCCTCTGAACACCCCCAGCCTGTCTGGGTTCCCAATCTGGCGACTCAGCAGCTCTGTGACTGAGAGGATGCAGGACACCCAGTGGAACCCACCCCGAGGTGCTGGGAAGTCACTGTTCAAGTGTCTGCAGTGCCTTAGCCTTGGGCATCCTGGCCACGGTGCTGTCTGTTCACAatttaaatacttgaaaaaaaccCTTTAATGCTGACTTGTGTAGAAGATTTCTGGCTGAGTTACTAGGTCTGTTTCGTCTGGGACTCCACTGAACAAACCTCGAAGCTAGGCTGGAGCCACTGTGACCTCTTGGAGGACTCCTTTCATGGTGTTGGAATTCTCAGCCCCCAAAAGGGAGCGTCCCCCTCCCAGGGGCCGGAGGCCGACACTGCCCTCGGGCGCCTCCTTCCCTGCACACTAGGGCCTGGCAGGCGCTGCTGTCACTTGCTCTCATGGCTTTGGGGCTGCAGGGAAAGGTTTTATGCGTGCAAAGAGCCCCCTAGGGGTGCTGGCCCTTCAGCAGGAGTCCTTTGTTGAACCTTCCAGAAACGTTCTGTGTATGTGCCCAGCCGGCGGGTCAGCCGTCCCCCCACCGTCGGCCTCGCTCAGTGTCTCTGCCTCGTCCCCACAGGTTTAATCGGAAATATCTATCTGAATGATTCTCCCCTGAAAAAGTTCAAAATCTACAGCCTGGATATGAAGAAGAGCTTCTTTCAGAGGTGGGTCCTGCCCTGCACAGCGTGGGAGCAGCTGGACGGCCTGCAGGAGAGCCAGGAGGCCCGAGGCTGCCCCAGGCTTGGTGCCCGCCCCACACCCCTCCGCCACGGCCTGAGAACCGGAGCCCGAGTGCTCCCCTGCTCCTCCGCCCGGCTGCCACTGCTGTGCCGGTTCACAGTGCGGGAAGGACCTGAGaaggcgccccccacccctcatcttctgtcctgcccataggttccaCGCAGACAAGTGGAACCCTGTCCCTGACGTGCCCGTGTTCCCTGCTTTCTTCTTGGGGCCGCTGTTGGTCTCCCTCTCCCCCTGTGACACCTTTGTGAAGCTGGAGGTTTGTAGCCCCGCCTGCCAGGTGCTCTGGGCTCCGCTCCTTGGGCCCCCAGCCTGGTGCTTGGCCTCCTGGAGCCCCCCTACCACGTGTGCCCGGAGGGTCTCCGTCGTGGCctccctgggtgggggtgggatcaGAGCAGAGGGACCACCTGGTGGGCTTCTCAGGTCCGGGCTCCGGTGGTCCGGGTGCCCTGCCGGGACTGAGCGCTAGAGGGAAACGGGCTCTGGCGCTCCCCTCCCGGTACCGAGCGGCTGTTGGAACGAGTCTGGTCCCTGGGAAGCTGAGAGGAGAGCTCAGGGCCTGTGTGCGCCTCTGCCTCCCGTGTGACTCTACGTTCGGTGGTTTGTGTGGTCAACTAACACCTCCCCTCCTCTGCTTAAAGGGCTGGGAGAAGGGGGTTGTATTCATCGACGGCCAAAACCTTGGACGCTCCTGGAACCTCGGGCCCCAGGAGACCCTCTACCTCCCAGGTGCCTGGTTGGACCAAGGCCTCAACCAGGTGGGAGCACTTTTCCTGGGACCCCTTCTCATCCCTGCCCTCCCTGTCTCACGGTGTTTCTCCGGGGGCCCTTGGTGGGCAGGAGAGGACAGAAGTTCTGACGGGCCCGATCTGGCTCCGGGACAGACTGGCCGTGTCCCCAGGTCATTGTCTTCGAGGAGAAGAGGGCGGGTCCGGTGATACAGTTCACGGAAACGCCCTGCCTGGGCCGGCACCAGTACCTGAACCGAgcagcccccaggcctcctggcaGGGCAGCAGCAGGCCCTCCTGCCCACGGCTGCAGTCCAGACCCTCCCCTGCACAACCGGAGAAGCAGGTTGGGGGCGAGGGAGGGCCCCTCCCCGAAGAGCTTCCCGGCTCTGTGGCTGCTGCCGTCCACCTTCACTGCTCCCGCGGGCGGGATGGGGGGTCTGGCTGGGACTGTCCCCCGTGGGGGTGAATGGGGCACAGCTCCTGGACAGTCTGCTCGGAGTGTCCCCGTGGGCCCTGTTTCTGAGCCGGGGCGCGTCACCATTTGTGGAGGGTGGGGGCACCTGGGCCAGCCTTCTCCGCCATCCAGGGAGGAAGTCGGTGCGGTGGAGGGACCCCGGCCCCCTTCCACCCCGCTTGGATCGCCTCTGACGGTCAGGAATGCTGGGCCTTACCTCCCAAGACAGCATGTTTCCCTCTCATTCCACGAGGGGCAGTGCCAGCCCAGGAGGAGAGGCAGCTGCTCCGGAGGGTCCAGGAGGCTGTGGGCAGAAGGTGCGGTTGCAGGGGCCTGGGCAGGAGTATTGGGGTCCCGGGGCCCCCGCCCTGGGCCAGGCGGCGGGCCAGGGGCAGCCTTCCTTCCAGTTGTCCGTCCAGACCCCAGACAAGCCCCCACGGGATGAGTCCCGTGTTAGGGCTCAGGTTCGCTGCCTTGAATTGCGGTAAAGCCACAGAGTTGCATCTCATCCTCCTTGGTGGTGTTTCTCTGACCCCGCTTGTGCCGGGCACACGCTAGCCCGGCCGTCGCCGTGTCGACGAAGACTCGGCTGTTGTGGTGTGGTGGGCAGGGTGGGGCCGTGTTGGGTGGCCAGGAGCGGCACGTGCGCTGGCCACAGTGCTGAGTCTGCCTCCCCAGCGATGTCTGGATCCTCCTGCCACAAACGGACGATCTCCATTCATAGTCCAAGTGGAAGAGCGGATTCCTCCGGGAGTGGGGACCGGGTGGGGAACAGCAGGCTGAGAGCCTCCCAGCAGCGCCCTCCTCCCCACGGCCGGGAGCCCGTGCTTGGCTCAGGAGGGGTCTGCACGGGGGCAGTGGTGCGCAGCCCCTGGGCCCAAAGAGTGGAGCCGGGTCAAGGGCAGACGGTCACAGGGGGCTGGGCCCAAGGGTCCCGCTGGGGGCAGAGAAGTGGAGCTTACTGAAGTGAACTTGGTGGACCATGGCTGGGGGTCCCAGTCCCTGATCTCGTCCAAACTCACCAGCTCTTCCTGTGCCGCCTTGAACAGGGAGCCCGGGGCTGGGCGGTGAGAGCGGGCTCTGTGGACGGGGCCAGCCTGGGCGCTGAGCCACCCTGCCTGACTTATGCCGCGTCCCATGAAGCGCGTGGGGGGCTTCCGCTGGGGAGTGTGCACAGAGCTTGGGTTTGGAAGACTCAGGGTGACGCCGTCTATGTGATGAAGAGTCCCCTGGCATTGCTTTTCCGCACCCACCTGCTCGCAGACGTGCGGCCCTTCCTGGGTGAGGTCCCTGGGCCAACCTGCCTGCCCAGTGACCCCAGCTTCCTGTCCAAGCACCTTGGCAGGCAATGCCCTCCTCGTCACCCCGGCCTCCAGGTGCTGGGCATCTCAGGCTGCTCCCAGGCCGCCTCTGCCCTCACTCGGTGTGGAGGCCTCGCCCACGGGCCTTGACAGCAGTCTCCACACTCGTTCTCTCCCACGTTCATCCCCGTCGGGGCTCCAGGAACCACTGTCCACTCACCTCTCCTGTGAGTGTAACAAGCACATGACCCCAAACTTACTGTCACGTTGTCCCCTGCAGTCTGCCCGGAGCAGTGGACACAGTTCTGTTCTGTCTTGGGAACTCGTGGCTGTACTTGCACCTCACGTCCAGCCCATCAGCAAATTCCTGACCCGTGTCCAGAGCCCGCCCGCTGCCCTCTCGTCAGGGCTGCGCCTCGTCCGACTCACCGTTGTCTCGGGCCACCTGCCCGTGTCCTGTTTGTTGGCAATACAGGAAGCGAGCGCTTCTAAAAGGCCGGTTAGACTGGGTCCGTCCTCTGCTGCAAACCCTCCGACAGCCTCTGTTTCACTCCCTAGCTGCAAGCTTCGCCCTGGTTCTGGAGCAGAGTGTCTGTGCCCCCTGCTCCCACGTGtgacccaccccccacccccagagagctGCCCTCAGTGGCCTGTTAGCTAAGCGCTCTCCCGCGGGGGGAgcttctctttcctggacccagTTCTCCGCACGTCGGCTCGGAGGCCACCTGGCCAGGGGGGCCTTTCTGACGGCCCAGGTGGGATGCCAGCACCTCCCCAGCTGCACTCCGCCCCGCTTGCCTCATCCGTCACCTTGGAACTGATGACGGTTGTCGGAGCACCCTGGCCCCGAGCATCTGTGTCCTCTCCGGAGAAGGCAGCCCTGGGCAGGCAGAGCTCTGGCCCTGTGCTGTGCCAGGAACGAGGCGTGTCCCCCCAAGGCACCTGATAGTACAGG
Encoded here:
- the GLB1L2 gene encoding LOW QUALITY PROTEIN: beta-galactosidase-1-like protein 2 (The sequence of the model RefSeq protein was modified relative to this genomic sequence to represent the inferred CDS: deleted 1 base in 1 codon), with the translated sequence MPKWNVRRRPGRILGLLLLVILSILVLRRVNWHRLTPLWLRHWCLGLPAKGQNFMLEDSAFWIFGGSVHYFRVPREYWRDRLLKMKACGLNTLTTYVPWNLHEPERGKFDFSGNLDLEAFVLLAAEVGLWVILCPGPYICGEMDLGGLPSWLLQDPDMRLRTTYKGFTKAVDLYFDHLMVRVVPLQYKHGGPIIAVQVENEYGSYNKDPAYMPYVKKALEDRGIVELLLTSDNKDGLSRGIVDGVLATINLQSQHELQFLTTFLLSVQGVQPRMVMECWTGWFDSWGGPYSILDSAEGLKTVSAIINAGLSANLSMFHGGTNFGFIGGAVHFQDYKSDVTSYDYDAVLTEAGDYTAKYTELREFFGSVSGAPLPAPPDLLPETACEPVMPALYLSLWDALPYLEEPVTSEKPVNMETLPINGGNGQSFGYTLYETTITSAGILSAYVRDQGQVFVNTVSIGFLDYKREKVVIPSIQGFTMLRILVEHRGRVNYGTNIDDQRKGLIGNIYLNDSPLKKFKIYSLDMKKSFFQRFHADKWNPVPDVPVFPAFFLGPLLVSLSPCDTFVKLEGWEKGVVFIDGQNLGRSWNLGPQETLYLPGAWLDQGLNQVIVFEEKRAGPVIQFTETPCLGRHQYLNRAAPRPPGRAAAGPPAHGCSPDPPLHNRRSRLGAREGPSPKSFPALWLLPSTFTAPAGGMGGLAGTVPRGGEWGTAPGQSARSVPVGPVSEPGRVTICGGWGHLGQPSPPSREEVGAVEGPRPPSTPLGSPLTVRNAGPYLPRQHVSLSFHEGQCQPRRRGSCSGGSRRLWAEATWNPTCPTPSHVCPCVPKDPRRGVCETWQRPGLCDTLTGMRAPLSGKHPAPAGAALMTKLSLASWTFSPWAKPAVLS